From the Burkholderia sp. WP9 genome, the window ATACGAGGCGAGTGCCGAATTCAGACTGATTGAAATTGACGGCGAGCGCGTCGAGATCGGCGGCTGCATGAATATGCTGACCCCCGACCGGTCTCAAACCGCCGGCACGAGCAGCATGAGTCCCAACTCGTGTCTGGTGCAGGTCGAAAAGTGGAAATCCGCCGAGGCGTTCATGCTCGGTCGTGCAGCGTGAGGAGCATGGAATGAGCAAGTGGAATCTGATTGTCAAGGTCGGGCAGTGCGAGAACTGCCAGAACTGCGTCATCGCCGCCCGGGACGAGCATGTCGGAAACGACTTTCCCGGTTATGCCGCGCCCGCGTCGGCCAATGCAGAGAGCGTCGTGCGCATCCTGCGCCGTGTTCAGGGCGACGCCCATATGGTCGAGACCACGTATCTGCCGGTCATGTGCAACCACTGCGACGACGCGCCGTGCATGCGGGTGGGCGGCGATGCGATTCGCAAGCGCGCCGACGGCATCGTCATCATTGACCCGGACAAGGCGCGGGGTCGCAAAGACATCGTGAAGTCGTGCCCGTACAAGGCAATCGTCTGGAACGAAGAGCTTCAATTGCCACAGACCTGGATCTTCGATGCGCATCTGCTCGATCAGGGCTGGTCCCGGCCGCGCTGTCAGCAGTCCTGCCCCACCGACGTATTTGAGACCGTCAAGCTGGATGACGCAACAATGGAGGAGAAGGCCCGGCGCGAGGGGCTGAAGGTGTTGAGGCCGAATCTCGGCACGAAGCCTCGCGTATGGTATAGCGGCCTCGAGCGCTGGGAAACCTGCTTCATTGGAGGAAGCGTCAGCGTGCAGATGGAAGACGTGACGGAGTGCGTCGCGGATGCAGTCGTCACGTTGTACGTCGGTGACGAGAAGGTGGGCGAGACCGTTTCGGACTACTTTGGCGATTTCCGCTTCGGTGGGCTTGCCAAGGGAAGTGGCCTCTATCGGGTCGAAATCCATCATGACGCCGGTAACGCCCGGCGTAATTGCGAACTGGACGAAAGCGCTTACCTGGGCGAGATCAGGCTCGCCCAGTCGACAACCGGCGTGGGAGTCGCGTGATCATGAGCACCGCAACACAGCTGCTTTGCCCAAGACCGGCGGATCCTATCTGGCTGGGATACGACAGAACGCGATGCCCCGACCGGGAAAAGGCGAGGATCTGGTCCGGCCTACGAGAGAGCTCCAGATAGGATCCGCTTTGGGGGTCAGCCCAAGCTGACATCAATGCGGCGTGGTTTTGCTTCCTCCCGACGCGGGATGGTCAGCCTCAGCACGCCATCTTTCAGGTTAGCCTCGATCCGCGACGTGTCGAAATCATCGCTAACGGCAAACTGTCGCGAAAAGTGGGGGGCGCGTATCTCGGCGTGGGAGAGACGCAGGTTTGCCGGGGTAGGCACAGCCGACTGAGCTTCGATGGTCAGGCTCCCGCCATGGACGTTCACATCGAGCCGTTCCCTGGTGACGCCAGGCAAGTCAGCCAGTAGCGTCACACCATGACTGTCCTCGAAAATGTCGACCGCTGGTGTCAGCGTTAGCCGGCGGGTCTCGTCTGCGGCGCTGCGGCTTGCTGGATCGGTCTCGCGCTGTGCAATTTGCGTGGTGTCGCTCATCGTGTCACCTCATCACTCAACTGTAATTGCGCGGGGTTTGGACATCTCGCGCTTACCAACCGAAATCAACAGGCATCCGTTCACGTAACGCGCCTGTACCTTGTCGGGATCGGCATGCTGGGGCAGCTCGACCGCTCGCCGGAAAGAGCCGGCAAAGCGCTCGTGCGTGTAGGCCCGTCGGCCGTCGGCGGGATCGGGCAGTGAACTCGTCCGCTCGCCGGCGATGGTCAGCAGGCCCTTGTCGATGGAAATATCCAGCTTCGATGCATCAATACCGGGCGCAAACGCGACGATTTCAATCGTATCGTCGGTCGTCCCGATGTTGATGGGTGGAAAGGTCCCGACTCGGCTTGAGCGAAGGCTGGAAGGAAATCCGCCGAAAAGGTTAGACATCTGCCGCTGCAGACGGTCCAGTTCGTTGAAGAGTTCGGTGCCAAAGTAAAGGTCACTCATGGTCGCTTTCTCCTCTGGTGGCGGGGAGACGAACCGGTGAACGCGCTCCAGTCCGCTTGCCCCAGCCGCAAAACAAACAAGGTTGAAACACGCAGCGCCCGCGTCGACCCGCGAGCGACTGCCCGAGCGTTTTCAAAATAAGATGCAGGAAAAGATTTTCAAGCCCCTCATTTGAGGAATTTTTCTGGCTTGTTGTCGGGCTTGAAAAACCGATGACCGCCCTTATCATCCGCGCACCAGTGTCACCCCAGGAGAACTCCATGGAATTCGAAACAGAGTGGATAACTCTCGGAAAGCATCGGTTCAGGTTGCGCTCGACGAAAGGCTTTCCGACTGAAGTGATGCATCAGCTTGCCGGCGTCGTGAGACTGGCGGTCGATAACAACATGAGCGCGCGAGCCCGCATAGTCGAAATCGTGCAGCGGAAGGAGCAAAGTTATGACATATCCATAGGCACGACACTCGCCGAAGACCGCATTTGTGCGCCGCAACTTGAGGGCGCAATCTCAACAGTGATGGGACTGCTACCCGACCAGGTCAACGTTCTAGTCCAGACAGTTACGCAGGAAGAGGTAGACCTGCATTTCGGCGTCTATGAACGCATGCTGGCCGAAAAACTCGGTGTTGTGCCGCCTATCCAGTGATAAGGTTGCGTGGCCCGTTGCCGCTCTCGGCCGCGGGTCCACTTCGGCTTTCCGGTCCGTTTGCAATCACGTGGAGCAGGATTTTGTGATTGCAGTCGATACTGGCCGTAGCAGCAGCCGTGATGCGGTTGCGAGGCCAACCCCGAAGGTCTCGTCCGTCTATGCGCTGCCGCATAGCTTCGCCACGGTTGTGAGAACGACGTTGATAGGCGCCGGCTTTTGCAGGCAGACGTGGTAACAATTCGCTTCACGAGCGGCCGCTGGCGCTGCTGTATGAACAAGCACAGGAATGCGCGAAAGTTCGGGATTCGATTTGATATGACGGCATAGCTCCCGACCATCAACCAGCGGCATCATCCAGTCGGTGATGATAAGGTGCGGCCGCCAACCGTCCAGAATCCGGAGCGCCTCCGCGCCGTTCGCGGCGCATCGCACTTCGTACCCCTCTCCAATGAGAATCAGATGCCAGGCCGTCAAAATATCCGGCTCGTCATCGACAAGCAGAATCGAGTGCATGAGACGACTGCCTATATGTGTTGAGTAAGCGGATACGTGAGCGTGCAA encodes:
- a CDS encoding response regulator; the protein is MHSILLVDDEPDILTAWHLILIGEGYEVRCAANGAEALRILDGWRPHLIITDWMMPLVDGRELCRHIKSNPELSRIPVLVHTAAPAAAREANCYHVCLQKPAPINVVLTTVAKLCGSA
- a CDS encoding Hsp20/alpha crystallin family protein, which codes for MSDTTQIAQRETDPASRSAADETRRLTLTPAVDIFEDSHGVTLLADLPGVTRERLDVNVHGGSLTIEAQSAVPTPANLRLSHAEIRAPHFSRQFAVSDDFDTSRIEANLKDGVLRLTIPRREEAKPRRIDVSLG
- a CDS encoding Hsp20/alpha crystallin family protein — encoded protein: MSDLYFGTELFNELDRLQRQMSNLFGGFPSSLRSSRVGTFPPINIGTTDDTIEIVAFAPGIDASKLDISIDKGLLTIAGERTSSLPDPADGRRAYTHERFAGSFRRAVELPQHADPDKVQARYVNGCLLISVGKREMSKPRAITVE
- a CDS encoding 4Fe-4S dicluster domain-containing protein gives rise to the protein MSKWNLIVKVGQCENCQNCVIAARDEHVGNDFPGYAAPASANAESVVRILRRVQGDAHMVETTYLPVMCNHCDDAPCMRVGGDAIRKRADGIVIIDPDKARGRKDIVKSCPYKAIVWNEELQLPQTWIFDAHLLDQGWSRPRCQQSCPTDVFETVKLDDATMEEKARREGLKVLRPNLGTKPRVWYSGLERWETCFIGGSVSVQMEDVTECVADAVVTLYVGDEKVGETVSDYFGDFRFGGLAKGSGLYRVEIHHDAGNARRNCELDESAYLGEIRLAQSTTGVGVA